The Streptomyces phaeolivaceus genome has a window encoding:
- a CDS encoding DUF58 domain-containing protein encodes MAPTGRAALLAALGALPVGIWEPSWTGVLAVNAPLALACACDYALAAPVRRLSFIRSGDTSARLGETADVTLTVTNPSNRPLRAHLRDAWPPSSWLPGSEVTSSRHRLTVPPGERRRIITRLRPTRRGDRQADRVTIRSYGPLALFARQGSHKVPWTVRVLPPFTSRKHLPSKLARLRELDGRTSVLTRGEGTEFDSLREYIPGDDTRSIDWRATARQSSVAVRTWRPERDRHILLVLDTGRTSAGRVGDAPRLDASMDAALLLAALASRAGDRVDLLAYDRRVRALVQGRTAGDVLPSLVNAMASLEPELVETDARGLTATALRTAPRRALIVLLTTLDAAPVEQGLLPVLSRLTQRHSVLVASVADPHIARMANSRGTTDAVYEAAAAAQAQADRNRVADQLRRHGVTVVDATPDNLAPVLADAYLALKAAGRL; translated from the coding sequence ATGGCCCCCACCGGACGCGCCGCACTCCTCGCGGCACTCGGCGCCCTCCCCGTGGGCATCTGGGAGCCCAGCTGGACGGGCGTCCTCGCCGTGAACGCCCCGCTGGCTCTGGCATGCGCCTGCGACTACGCCCTCGCCGCCCCGGTGCGCCGCCTGAGCTTCATTCGCTCCGGTGACACCTCCGCACGCCTAGGCGAGACCGCGGACGTCACCCTCACGGTCACCAACCCCTCCAACCGCCCGCTGCGCGCCCACCTCCGTGACGCCTGGCCGCCCAGCAGCTGGCTCCCCGGCTCCGAAGTGACGTCCTCCCGCCACCGTCTCACCGTCCCCCCGGGCGAACGCCGCCGGATCATCACCCGCCTCCGCCCCACCCGCAGAGGCGACCGCCAGGCGGACAGGGTCACGATCCGCTCGTACGGCCCCCTCGCTCTCTTCGCCCGCCAGGGCAGCCACAAGGTCCCCTGGACCGTACGCGTGCTGCCCCCGTTCACCAGCCGCAAGCATCTGCCGTCCAAACTGGCCCGCCTGCGCGAACTCGACGGCCGCACCAGCGTTCTGACCCGGGGTGAGGGCACGGAGTTCGACAGCCTTCGCGAGTACATCCCCGGCGACGACACCCGCTCCATCGACTGGCGCGCCACCGCCCGCCAGTCCTCGGTGGCGGTACGCACCTGGCGCCCCGAACGCGACCGCCACATCCTCCTCGTCCTCGACACCGGCCGTACCTCCGCGGGCCGGGTGGGCGACGCCCCCCGCCTCGACGCCTCCATGGATGCGGCTCTCCTCCTGGCCGCCCTCGCCTCCCGCGCCGGCGACCGCGTGGACCTCCTGGCCTACGACCGCCGTGTACGCGCCCTGGTCCAGGGCCGCACGGCGGGCGATGTCCTTCCGTCCCTGGTCAACGCCATGGCCTCGCTCGAACCCGAACTCGTCGAAACGGATGCCCGCGGTCTCACAGCCACAGCACTCCGTACGGCCCCCCGCCGCGCCCTGATCGTTCTCCTCACCACCCTCGACGCGGCCCCCGTCGAACAGGGCCTCCTCCCCGTCCTGTCCCGCCTCACCCAACGCCATTCGGTCCTGGTGGCCTCGGTCGCCGATCCGCACATCGCCCGTATGGCCAACTCCCGAGGCACCACGGACGCCGTCTACGAGGCAGCGGCAGCAGCCCAGGCCCAAGCCGACCGCAACCGCGTCGCCGACCAGCTCCGCCGCCACGGCGTCACGGTCGTCGACGCCACCCCGGACAACCTCGCGCCGGTCTTGGCGGATGCCTATCTGGCGCTGAAGGCGGCGGGACGTCTCTGA
- a CDS encoding stage II sporulation protein M — protein sequence MDLDVFVSAHRAEWDRLDTLLRRQRRLDGAEVDELVTLYQRTATHLSLIQSSAPDPQLTGRLSQLVARARSAVTGNRRASWRDVTRFLTHGFPAAVYRSRHWWVPTALLSTLVAVLLGWWIGTHPEVQASIAAPDALREMTRPGGQYETYYSSHPAASFAAQVWTNNAQAAAMCLVLGIFLGLPVLWILLLNMLNLGVGIGLMTSAGRLDVFLGLILPHGLLELTAVFVAAGTGLRLGWTLIDPGPRTRRSALAEEGRAALGMAIGLALVLFISGAIEGFVTPSGLPTWARISIGVLAELAFLAYVYVLGGRAVRAGETGDVEEHERSAAVPTAA from the coding sequence ATGGACCTCGATGTCTTCGTGTCCGCCCATCGCGCCGAGTGGGACCGCCTCGACACCCTGCTCCGCCGCCAGCGCCGACTCGACGGCGCCGAGGTCGACGAACTCGTCACCCTCTACCAGCGCACCGCCACCCACCTCTCCCTGATCCAGTCCAGCGCCCCGGATCCTCAGCTCACGGGACGTCTCAGCCAACTGGTGGCACGCGCGCGTAGTGCCGTGACAGGAAACCGACGCGCGTCCTGGCGCGATGTCACCCGCTTCCTGACCCACGGTTTCCCCGCCGCGGTGTACCGCTCCCGTCACTGGTGGGTCCCGACGGCACTGCTCTCCACCCTCGTCGCGGTGCTCCTGGGGTGGTGGATCGGCACCCACCCGGAGGTCCAGGCGAGCATCGCGGCCCCCGACGCACTGCGTGAGATGACCCGCCCCGGTGGCCAGTACGAGACGTACTACTCAAGCCATCCCGCCGCGTCCTTCGCGGCCCAGGTGTGGACGAACAACGCCCAGGCCGCCGCGATGTGCTTGGTCCTGGGCATCTTCCTGGGCCTGCCGGTCCTGTGGATCCTGCTCCTGAACATGCTCAACCTGGGCGTGGGCATCGGACTGATGACCTCGGCAGGCCGCCTCGACGTCTTTCTCGGCCTGATCCTTCCGCACGGCCTGCTGGAACTGACCGCCGTCTTCGTGGCCGCCGGCACGGGCCTCCGTCTCGGCTGGACCCTCATCGACCCCGGCCCTCGCACCCGCCGTTCCGCCCTGGCGGAGGAGGGGCGAGCCGCCCTGGGCATGGCGATAGGCCTGGCGCTGGTTCTCTTCATCTCCGGCGCCATCGAAGGCTTCGTCACCCCGTCCGGCCTGCCCACCTGGGCCCGCATCAGCATCGGCGTCCTCGCCGAACTGGCCTTCCTCGCATACGTCTACGTCCTGGGCGGACGGGCCGTCCGGGCCGGTGAGACGGGCGACGTCGAGGAGCACGAACGCAGCGCCGCGGTCCCTACGGCCGCCTGA
- a CDS encoding DUF4350 domain-containing protein: MTTEAMLPSTSVSPTARQVWTRARGVVLAALILLAAAAVIAVIRSGAEHGRLDPRSADTDGSRAVAELLDDRGVSTRLVTTLDEASAAAGPDTTLLIAVPDLLTDSQQDRLRAATEASGGRTVLVAPGSPSVSALAPGVTADASLSPDSTLTPRCELPAARRAGSADTGGVRYHVTARAADTCYPEDGLPTLVRVPEAEGDGDTVVLGAPDILLNSSLDEQGNASLALQLLGSRPHVVWYLPSLSDSAPDAGNRSFFDLLPSGWLWGTLQLFVAGALAALWRARRLGPLVPEKLPVAIRASETVEGRARLYRKANARDRAAAALRSTTRTRLAPLVGVPVSRAHTPEVLLPALSAHLHGDGQPLQTLLFGPPPGDDTALITLTDQLDALEREVRRS; the protein is encoded by the coding sequence ATGACCACCGAGGCCATGCTCCCGTCCACCTCGGTCTCGCCCACGGCCCGCCAGGTGTGGACCCGCGCGCGCGGTGTCGTACTCGCGGCGCTCATCCTCCTGGCCGCCGCAGCCGTGATCGCGGTGATCCGCTCCGGCGCCGAACACGGCCGCCTGGACCCGCGCTCCGCCGACACCGACGGCAGCCGCGCCGTCGCCGAACTCCTCGACGACCGGGGCGTGTCGACCCGGCTGGTCACCACCCTCGACGAGGCGAGCGCCGCCGCCGGCCCCGACACCACGCTCCTGATCGCCGTCCCGGACCTGCTGACCGATTCCCAGCAGGACCGCCTCCGCGCGGCGACCGAGGCCTCCGGCGGCCGGACAGTCCTCGTGGCCCCCGGCTCCCCGTCCGTGAGTGCCCTCGCCCCCGGCGTCACCGCCGACGCCTCCCTCAGCCCGGACTCCACCCTCACGCCCCGCTGCGAACTGCCCGCCGCCCGCCGCGCGGGCAGCGCCGACACCGGCGGGGTCCGCTACCACGTCACCGCCCGCGCGGCCGACACCTGCTACCCCGAGGACGGGCTGCCCACCCTGGTGCGCGTCCCCGAGGCCGAGGGGGACGGCGACACCGTCGTCCTCGGCGCCCCCGACATCCTTCTCAACAGCAGCCTCGACGAGCAGGGCAACGCCTCCCTCGCCCTCCAACTCCTCGGCTCGCGCCCCCATGTGGTCTGGTACCTCCCCTCGCTCTCCGACTCGGCCCCCGACGCCGGCAACCGCAGCTTCTTCGACCTGCTCCCCTCGGGCTGGCTCTGGGGCACCCTGCAACTCTTCGTCGCCGGCGCCCTCGCCGCCCTCTGGCGGGCACGCCGACTGGGCCCCCTGGTGCCCGAGAAACTCCCCGTCGCGATCCGCGCCTCCGAAACCGTCGAAGGCCGCGCCCGCCTCTACCGCAAGGCGAACGCCCGCGACCGCGCCGCCGCCGCTCTTCGCTCCACCACCCGCACGCGCCTCGCCCCCCTCGTAGGTGTCCCCGTCTCCCGGGCGCACACGCCCGAGGTCCTGCTCCCCGCCCTGTCCGCCCACCTCCACGGCGACGGACAGCCCCTGCAGACGCTCCTCTTCGGCCCGCCGCCCGGCGACGACACGGCCCTCATCACCCTCACCGACCAACTCGACGCCCTCGAAAGAGAGGTACGCCGTTCATGA
- the manA gene encoding mannose-6-phosphate isomerase, class I, translating into MDRLDNTVRPYAWGSTTAIPQLLGVAPTGEPQAEMWMGAHPGAPSRTGRGPLTEVIDEAPERELGIPTVEKFGPRLPFLLKLLAAGAPLSLQVHPDLEQAREGYEDEERRGIPIDAGHRNYKDANHKPELICALTEFDGLCGFRDPLRAADLLAGLDVDSLKPYVDLLHAHPEEAALREVLTAVLAADPAEIAHTVTEAAAACARLGGDYAPYADIAHHYPGDPGVIAAMLLNHVRLQPGEALFLGAGIPHAYLNGLGVEIMANSDNVLRCGLTPKHVDVPELLRIVRFEATDPGVLRPEASPDGEEVYETPIDEFRLSRFVLPEAGAPHDLTRSTPQILLCTAGSVRAGEHTLAPGQSVFVPADEKAEVSGPGTLFRATVVA; encoded by the coding sequence ATGGACCGCCTCGACAACACCGTCCGTCCCTACGCCTGGGGTTCGACCACCGCCATCCCGCAGCTCCTCGGCGTGGCCCCCACCGGCGAGCCGCAGGCGGAGATGTGGATGGGCGCCCACCCCGGCGCGCCCTCGCGCACCGGGCGCGGCCCCCTCACCGAGGTGATCGACGAGGCACCGGAACGCGAGCTGGGAATCCCGACGGTCGAGAAGTTCGGCCCCCGCCTCCCCTTCCTCCTGAAGCTCCTCGCCGCCGGCGCCCCCCTCTCCCTCCAGGTCCACCCCGACCTCGAACAAGCCAGGGAGGGATACGAGGACGAGGAGCGGCGCGGCATCCCGATCGACGCGGGCCACCGCAACTACAAGGACGCCAACCACAAGCCCGAACTCATCTGCGCCCTCACGGAGTTCGACGGCCTCTGCGGCTTCCGCGACCCGCTGCGGGCCGCCGACCTGCTCGCCGGCCTCGACGTCGACTCCCTCAAGCCGTACGTCGACCTCCTGCACGCCCACCCCGAAGAGGCCGCGCTGCGCGAGGTGTTGACCGCCGTCCTGGCCGCGGACCCCGCGGAGATCGCCCACACGGTCACCGAGGCCGCCGCCGCCTGCGCCCGCCTCGGCGGCGACTACGCCCCGTACGCCGACATCGCCCACCACTACCCGGGCGACCCCGGCGTCATCGCCGCCATGCTCCTCAACCACGTACGTCTGCAGCCCGGCGAGGCCCTGTTCCTCGGCGCCGGCATCCCGCACGCCTACCTCAACGGCCTCGGCGTCGAGATCATGGCCAACTCCGACAACGTCCTGCGCTGCGGACTCACCCCCAAGCACGTCGACGTCCCCGAACTCCTGCGCATCGTCCGCTTCGAGGCGACCGACCCCGGCGTCCTGCGCCCCGAGGCGTCCCCCGACGGCGAGGAGGTCTACGAGACCCCCATCGACGAGTTCCGTCTCTCCCGCTTCGTCCTCCCCGAGGCCGGCGCCCCGCACGACCTCACCCGCTCCACCCCGCAGATCCTGCTCTGCACGGCCGGTTCGGTCCGCGCCGGCGAACACACCCTCGCCCCCGGCCAGTCCGTCTTCGTACCGGCCGACGAGAAGGCCGAGGTGTCCGGACCGGGCACCCTGTTCCGCGCCACCGTGGTCGCCTGA
- the ahcY gene encoding adenosylhomocysteinase, with protein sequence MTTVDNRQDFKVADLSLAAFGRKEITLAEHEMPGLMAIRKEFAATQPLAGARIMGSLHMTVQTAVLIETLVALGAEVRWVSCNIFSTQDHAAAAIAVGPNGTPENPQGIPVFAWKGETLEEYWWCTEQALTWPNSPTGGPNMILDDGGDATMLVHKGVEYEKAGKVPSPDTAESDEHRVVLQLLGRTITEGSQKWTQLASEIRGVTEETTTGVHRLYEMQRDGALLFPAINVNDAVTKSKFDNKYGCRHSLIDGINRATDVLIGGKTAVVFGYGDVGKGCAESLRGQGARVIVTEIDPICALQAAMDGYQVATLDDVVETADIFITTTGNKDIIMAADMAKMKHQAIVGNIGHFDNEIDMAGLAKIPGIVKDEVKPQVHTWRFPDGKVLIVLSEGRLLNLGNATGHPSFVMSNSFADQTLAQIELFTKQSEYPTGVYTLPKHLDEKVARLHLDALGVKLTTLRPEQASYIGVEVEGPYKPDHYRY encoded by the coding sequence ATGACGACTGTCGACAACCGGCAGGACTTCAAGGTCGCCGATCTCTCCCTGGCCGCCTTCGGCCGCAAGGAGATCACCCTCGCCGAGCACGAGATGCCCGGCCTGATGGCGATCCGCAAGGAGTTCGCCGCCACCCAGCCGCTGGCCGGCGCCCGGATCATGGGCTCGCTGCACATGACCGTGCAGACCGCCGTCCTGATCGAGACCCTGGTCGCCCTCGGCGCCGAGGTCCGCTGGGTCTCCTGCAACATCTTCTCCACCCAGGACCACGCCGCCGCCGCGATCGCGGTCGGCCCGAACGGTACGCCCGAGAACCCGCAGGGCATCCCGGTCTTCGCCTGGAAGGGCGAGACCCTGGAGGAGTACTGGTGGTGCACGGAGCAGGCGCTGACCTGGCCGAACAGCCCCACCGGCGGCCCGAACATGATCCTGGACGACGGCGGCGACGCCACCATGCTCGTCCACAAGGGCGTCGAGTACGAGAAGGCCGGCAAGGTCCCCTCCCCGGACACCGCCGAGTCCGACGAGCACCGTGTCGTCCTCCAGCTCCTCGGCCGCACCATCACCGAGGGCTCCCAGAAGTGGACCCAGCTGGCCTCGGAGATCCGCGGCGTGACCGAGGAGACCACGACCGGCGTCCACCGGCTGTACGAGATGCAGCGTGACGGCGCCCTGCTGTTCCCGGCGATCAACGTCAACGACGCCGTGACGAAGTCGAAGTTCGACAACAAGTACGGTTGCCGCCACTCCCTGATCGACGGCATCAACCGCGCCACCGACGTCCTCATCGGCGGCAAGACCGCGGTCGTGTTCGGCTACGGCGATGTCGGCAAGGGCTGCGCGGAGTCGCTGCGCGGGCAGGGCGCCCGGGTCATCGTCACCGAGATCGACCCGATCTGCGCGCTGCAGGCCGCGATGGACGGTTACCAGGTGGCGACCCTCGACGACGTCGTCGAGACGGCGGACATCTTCATCACCACGACCGGCAACAAGGACATCATCATGGCCGCCGACATGGCCAAGATGAAGCACCAGGCCATCGTGGGCAACATCGGCCACTTCGACAACGAGATCGACATGGCCGGCCTCGCGAAGATCCCCGGCATCGTCAAGGACGAGGTCAAGCCGCAGGTCCACACCTGGAGGTTCCCCGACGGCAAGGTCCTCATCGTCCTGTCCGAGGGCCGTCTGCTGAACCTGGGCAACGCCACCGGCCACCCGTCGTTCGTGATGTCCAACTCCTTCGCGGACCAGACGCTGGCCCAGATCGAGCTGTTCACCAAGCAGTCCGAGTACCCCACCGGCGTCTACACGCTGCCCAAGCACCTCGACGAGAAGGTCGCCCGCCTTCACCTCGACGCGCTCGGCGTGAAGCTCACGACCCTCCGCCCCGAGCAGGCCTCGTACATCGGTGTCGAGGTCGAGGGCCCGTACAAGCCGGACCACTACCGCTACTGA
- a CDS encoding DUF4129 domain-containing protein: MGLPGGALTAVPMSWRAADEPPVTLPRDPAREAAERELSKGMYHENDPSWYERAMDAFWEWLDKVFGAASAATPGGTLGLVVIVLAVLALLGALWWRLGTPHRAPASSATLFDDRPRSAAEHRAAAEAQAAQGHWNQAVQERMRAVVRSLEERALLDIRPGRTADEAASEAGSVLPAHADRLRTAARDFDDVTYGGRSAAEGTYLRLAALDTDLERTRPALASTAASTVNTADTARSTRPGAAE; the protein is encoded by the coding sequence GTGGGACTGCCGGGGGGAGCACTGACAGCCGTACCGATGTCGTGGCGCGCGGCGGACGAGCCACCCGTCACGCTCCCGCGCGACCCCGCGCGGGAGGCGGCCGAACGCGAGCTGTCCAAGGGCATGTACCACGAGAACGACCCCAGTTGGTACGAGCGCGCCATGGACGCCTTCTGGGAGTGGCTCGACAAGGTGTTCGGCGCCGCCTCGGCCGCCACCCCCGGAGGCACGCTCGGCCTCGTCGTCATCGTCCTGGCCGTCCTGGCCCTCCTCGGCGCACTGTGGTGGCGCCTCGGCACCCCGCACCGCGCCCCGGCCTCCTCCGCGACCCTCTTCGACGACCGCCCCCGCAGCGCCGCCGAACACCGCGCCGCCGCCGAGGCACAGGCCGCCCAGGGCCACTGGAACCAGGCCGTCCAGGAACGCATGCGCGCCGTCGTCCGCTCCCTGGAGGAACGCGCCCTGCTCGACATACGCCCCGGCCGGACCGCCGACGAGGCGGCCTCCGAGGCCGGTTCGGTGCTCCCCGCCCACGCGGACCGACTGCGCACTGCCGCCCGGGACTTCGACGACGTCACATACGGCGGCCGATCCGCGGCCGAGGGAACATACCTCCGGCTCGCCGCCCTCGACACCGACCTGGAACGCACCAGGCCCGCGCTGGCGAGCACCGCCGCGAGCACCGTGAACACCGCGGACACGGCCCGAAGCACCCGCCCGGGAGCCGCCGAATGA
- a CDS encoding cation diffusion facilitator family transporter, translating into MSASGGTKAIVAALAANLAIAVAKFVAFLFSNSSSMLAESVHSLADSGNQALLLLGGKKAQREATPQHPFGYGRERYIYAFLVSIVLFSVGGMFALYEGYEKIKHPHEIEAWYWPVGVLVFAIIAESFSFRTAIKESNVLRGQKSWTEFVRHAKAPELPVVLLEDLGALVGLILALGGVGLALITGDGVWDGIGTLCIGVLLILIAIVLAAETKSLLLGEAAGVEDVRKIEAAIVDGDTVPAIIHMRTLHLGPEELLVAAKIAVRHDETATEVANAIDAAEARIREAVPIARVIYLEPDIYSEAEAAKGADPDAAPGGPAPTAEH; encoded by the coding sequence ATGAGCGCGTCAGGCGGCACCAAGGCGATCGTGGCGGCACTCGCCGCCAACCTCGCCATCGCGGTAGCGAAGTTCGTGGCGTTCCTCTTCAGCAACTCGTCGTCGATGCTCGCCGAGTCCGTGCACTCGCTCGCCGACTCGGGCAACCAGGCCCTGCTGCTCCTCGGCGGCAAGAAGGCCCAGCGCGAGGCGACCCCGCAACACCCCTTCGGCTACGGCCGCGAGCGCTACATCTACGCCTTCCTCGTCTCCATCGTCCTCTTCTCCGTCGGCGGCATGTTCGCCCTCTACGAGGGCTACGAGAAGATCAAGCACCCGCACGAGATCGAGGCCTGGTACTGGCCGGTCGGCGTCCTCGTCTTCGCGATCATCGCCGAGTCGTTCTCCTTCCGGACCGCCATCAAGGAATCCAACGTCCTGCGCGGCCAGAAGTCCTGGACCGAGTTCGTCCGCCACGCCAAGGCCCCCGAGCTGCCGGTCGTCCTCCTGGAGGACCTCGGCGCCCTCGTCGGTCTGATCCTCGCCCTCGGCGGCGTCGGCCTCGCCCTGATCACCGGCGACGGCGTCTGGGACGGCATCGGCACCCTCTGCATCGGCGTCCTGCTGATCCTCATCGCGATCGTCCTGGCCGCCGAGACCAAGTCGCTGCTCCTGGGCGAGGCCGCCGGAGTCGAGGACGTCAGGAAGATCGAGGCCGCGATCGTCGACGGCGACACGGTCCCCGCCATCATCCACATGCGCACGCTGCACCTCGGCCCCGAGGAGCTGCTGGTCGCCGCCAAGATCGCCGTCCGGCACGACGAGACGGCCACCGAGGTCGCCAACGCCATCGACGCCGCCGAGGCCCGCATCCGCGAGGCCGTCCCGATCGCCCGCGTCATCTACCTGGAGCCCGACATCTACAGCGAGGCGGAGGCGGCCAAGGGCGCCGACCCCGACGCCGCCCCCGGCGGCCCGGCCCCCACCGCCGAGCACTGA
- a CDS encoding RDD family protein encodes MSELVTGEAVALELRPAKLPSRALAVLLDLVVAMVVYLAVVLVLVLSTAGLDEAAQAAISVAAFLLVLVGGPIAVETLSHGRSLGKLACGLRVVRDDGGPIRFRHALVRGAVGVVEILMTFGVVACIASLVSERGRRLGDVFAGTLVVRERVPAGRTAFVPPPPPWLVGQFSGLDLSAVPDGLWLAVRQYLTRMRQLDPHVAAAMAERLAADLAARTGAPAPYGVPPGAYLAAVVHERQAREARQAFGGAQGGAQLTMPQRPMPQPPIAPTGPPPVAPAYAPPGHYVSPTPQTGASEYAPPTGGTGVAPGAAVPEVPKAAQPPVERPSTGFAPPA; translated from the coding sequence GTGAGTGAGCTGGTGACTGGTGAGGCGGTGGCGCTGGAGCTGCGTCCCGCGAAGCTGCCGAGCCGGGCGCTGGCGGTGCTGCTCGACCTGGTCGTGGCCATGGTCGTGTACCTCGCGGTGGTGCTGGTCCTGGTGCTGTCGACGGCCGGCCTCGACGAGGCCGCGCAGGCGGCGATATCCGTCGCCGCCTTCCTGCTCGTCCTGGTGGGCGGGCCGATCGCCGTGGAGACGCTGAGCCATGGGCGTTCGCTGGGGAAACTGGCGTGCGGGCTGCGGGTGGTGCGGGACGACGGCGGACCGATCCGGTTCCGGCACGCGTTGGTGCGCGGTGCGGTCGGGGTGGTCGAGATCCTGATGACGTTCGGCGTCGTCGCGTGCATCGCCTCGCTCGTGTCGGAGCGGGGGCGGCGGCTGGGTGATGTGTTCGCGGGGACGCTGGTGGTGCGGGAGCGGGTTCCGGCCGGGCGGACGGCGTTCGTTCCCCCGCCGCCGCCCTGGCTCGTGGGGCAGTTCTCCGGGCTCGACCTGTCCGCCGTTCCGGACGGGCTGTGGCTGGCCGTCCGCCAGTACCTGACGCGTATGCGGCAGCTGGACCCGCACGTCGCCGCGGCCATGGCGGAGCGTCTCGCGGCGGACCTCGCAGCTCGTACGGGGGCTCCGGCGCCGTACGGGGTGCCGCCGGGCGCGTATCTGGCGGCTGTGGTGCACGAGCGGCAGGCGCGGGAGGCCCGCCAGGCGTTCGGGGGCGCGCAGGGTGGCGCACAGCTGACGATGCCCCAGCGTCCCATGCCCCAGCCGCCCATAGCGCCGACGGGCCCGCCTCCTGTGGCACCGGCGTACGCCCCACCCGGGCACTACGTGAGCCCGACCCCGCAGACCGGGGCCTCGGAGTACGCGCCGCCGACGGGAGGCACGGGGGTCGCTCCCGGCGCAGCTGTTCCCGAAGTGCCGAAAGCCGCGCAGCCTCCCGTCGAGCGGCCGAGCACCGGGTTCGCGCCGCCCGCGTAG
- a CDS encoding AAA family ATPase: MDPTTDNAGTTGDPGTARASLEALRAEIAKAVVGQDPAVTGLVVALLCRGHVLLEGVPGVAKTLLVRALASALELDTKRVQFTPDLMPSDVTGSLVYDTRSAEFSFQPGPVFTNLLLADEINRTPPKTQSSLLEAMEERQVTVDGTPRPLPDPFLVAATQNPVEYEGTYPLPEAQLDRFLLKLTVPLPSREDEINVLTRHAEGFNPRDLRAAGVRPVANAADLEAARAAVAKTTISPEITAYVVDVCRATRDSPSLTLGVSPRGATALLAASRAWAWLTGRDYVIPDDVKALALPTLRHRVQLRPEAEMEGVTADSVINAILAHVPVPR; this comes from the coding sequence ATGGACCCGACCACTGACAACGCCGGGACCACCGGGGACCCGGGCACCGCCCGAGCCTCTCTGGAGGCCCTGCGCGCCGAGATCGCCAAAGCCGTGGTCGGCCAGGACCCCGCCGTGACCGGCCTCGTCGTCGCCCTCCTCTGCCGCGGACACGTCCTACTGGAAGGAGTCCCTGGGGTCGCCAAGACGTTGCTCGTCCGCGCACTCGCGTCCGCACTCGAACTGGACACCAAGCGCGTCCAGTTCACCCCGGACCTCATGCCGAGCGACGTCACCGGCTCCCTCGTCTACGACACCCGCAGCGCCGAGTTCTCCTTCCAGCCCGGCCCGGTCTTCACCAACCTGCTGCTCGCCGACGAGATCAACCGCACACCTCCCAAGACCCAGTCGTCCCTCCTCGAAGCGATGGAGGAACGCCAGGTCACGGTCGACGGCACCCCACGCCCGCTCCCGGACCCGTTCCTGGTCGCCGCGACCCAGAACCCGGTCGAGTACGAGGGCACCTACCCCCTCCCCGAAGCCCAACTGGACCGCTTCCTCCTGAAACTGACGGTCCCGCTGCCGTCCCGCGAGGACGAGATCAACGTCCTCACCCGCCACGCCGAGGGCTTCAACCCGCGCGACCTGCGCGCCGCCGGCGTACGCCCCGTCGCGAACGCGGCCGACCTCGAAGCCGCCCGCGCCGCCGTGGCCAAGACGACAATCTCCCCCGAGATCACCGCCTACGTCGTGGATGTCTGCCGCGCCACCCGCGATTCCCCGTCCCTCACCCTCGGTGTCTCCCCCCGAGGCGCCACGGCCCTCCTCGCGGCCTCCCGCGCCTGGGCCTGGCTGACGGGCCGCGACTACGTCATCCCCGACGACGTCAAGGCACTCGCGCTCCCGACCCTGCGCCACCGTGTGCAGCTCCGCCCGGAGGCCGAGATGGAGGGCGTGACGGCCGACTCGGTCATCAACGCGATCCTCGCCCACGTCCCCGTCCCCCGCTGA